One Thermodesulfobacteriota bacterium DNA segment encodes these proteins:
- the extJ gene encoding selenite/tellurite reduction operon protein ExtJ, which translates to MRKKAFLVAMVAALVLGVAGFGFAADEPFTGKITKIDGVRVTVSAQADLPAWIKAGMRVNAGGGSPLVLRVSGKDLTLKFGQAKAEQLKVDQVLEVKPSSGEVPQGC; encoded by the coding sequence ATGCGGAAAAAAGCGTTTCTCGTGGCGATGGTCGCCGCCCTCGTATTGGGGGTGGCCGGCTTCGGCTTCGCGGCGGACGAACCGTTCACCGGCAAGATCACAAAGATCGACGGCGTGAGGGTCACCGTTTCGGCGCAAGCCGACCTGCCGGCGTGGATCAAGGCGGGAATGAGGGTCAACGCGGGCGGCGGCTCTCCCCTGGTCCTGAGAGTCAGCGGCAAGGACCTGACGTTGAAATTCGGGCAGGCGAAGGCCGAGCAGCTCAAGGTCGACCAGGTCCTGGAGGTCAAGCCGTCCAGCGGCGAGGTCCCGCAGGGCTGCTGA
- a CDS encoding rhodanese-like domain-containing protein produces the protein MKRGALAVLTAMVVVCSGAWAFAAGKTVGHVCDVEFAAEKAGNAGWVILDGRSGGEYEAGHIPGAVNYGKPVVTVLKSPVDGRIVSVQEAEKLLGQIGLDNSKGLIIYGKKADYHVAIEQLPVYLGVKEFYYLDGGYEAWVKEGKPVQKEAVKPAPAVFKAKIANPKFYASTKEVMEFVKKKPANVTFVDTRSLKEFQGLENTTLRGGRIPGAVHIPVDINLDKDGKMKSNEELAEIYKNVPKTDQVIVYCHRGCRTAYAFYALERLGYKNFRVYEDSWIVYGARPDTVIEAETYTNMRPVVANANQIGELKTKIEFLEERLNELEKKK, from the coding sequence ATGAAAAGAGGGGCACTGGCGGTTCTGACGGCAATGGTCGTGGTCTGCAGCGGCGCCTGGGCGTTCGCGGCGGGCAAGACGGTGGGGCATGTCTGCGACGTGGAATTCGCGGCGGAGAAGGCGGGCAACGCCGGCTGGGTCATCCTCGACGGCCGCAGCGGCGGGGAGTACGAAGCCGGTCACATTCCGGGCGCCGTCAACTACGGCAAGCCGGTGGTGACGGTCCTGAAGAGCCCGGTCGACGGCCGGATCGTCTCCGTCCAGGAAGCGGAAAAGCTCCTCGGGCAGATCGGACTCGACAACAGCAAGGGGCTGATCATCTACGGGAAGAAGGCCGACTACCACGTCGCGATCGAGCAGCTCCCGGTCTACCTCGGGGTGAAGGAATTCTACTACCTCGACGGCGGTTACGAGGCGTGGGTCAAGGAAGGCAAACCGGTGCAGAAGGAGGCCGTCAAGCCGGCCCCGGCCGTCTTCAAGGCGAAGATCGCCAATCCCAAGTTCTACGCCTCCACGAAGGAAGTCATGGAGTTCGTGAAGAAGAAGCCCGCCAACGTCACCTTCGTCGACACCCGGTCGCTGAAGGAGTTCCAGGGTCTCGAGAACACCACCCTCCGGGGAGGTCGGATCCCCGGCGCGGTCCACATTCCCGTGGATATCAATCTCGACAAAGACGGCAAGATGAAGTCGAACGAAGAGCTGGCGGAGATCTACAAGAACGTCCCGAAGACCGACCAGGTCATCGTCTATTGCCACCGGGGCTGCCGGACGGCCTATGCCTTTTATGCCCTCGAGCGGCTCGGCTACAAGAACTTCCGCGTCTACGAGGATAGCTGGATCGTCTACGGCGCGCGCCCGGACACGGTGATCGAGGCGGAGACCTACACGAACATGCGGCCCGTGGTCGCCAATGCCAACCAGATCGGCGAACTGAAGACGAAGATCGAGTTCCTGGAAGAAAGGCTGAACGAGCTGGAGAAGAAAAAGTAA
- a CDS encoding C-GCAxxG-C-C family protein, whose amino-acid sequence MEERKDDVTRRSFMVNGSAAVGAIGLVAGLGVGSLVDVRKAQAAKTTILKFPALPLDVEKVRLWGYCEYHANGGCGQGTGRALVMGFIEAARKAGMKETGWSLLPPKFTQWGRAGGLDWGGTCGSLTGCLSILNLAEHKGELLHDKLGGSLIDWYTKQNFPFTGWDGVKIDRKAYPNVPAPIPDAEVMARDIPESMLCHVSVTKWMKAAGADLTTKTKDGRNVKKDRCAKVTGATAARAAELINAYLANAAIPAFAPTADYAECYSCHSAAQNVQGKQNCTPCHQEGTATLIGKDHP is encoded by the coding sequence ATGGAAGAGCGAAAAGACGATGTGACGCGGCGCAGTTTCATGGTCAACGGTTCCGCGGCTGTGGGAGCCATCGGCCTTGTCGCCGGGCTGGGAGTGGGGTCGCTGGTCGATGTGCGGAAGGCGCAGGCCGCCAAGACGACCATCCTGAAATTCCCGGCGCTTCCTCTCGATGTGGAAAAGGTCCGCCTTTGGGGCTATTGCGAGTATCACGCCAACGGCGGCTGCGGCCAGGGGACGGGGCGGGCGCTGGTGATGGGCTTCATCGAAGCAGCCAGGAAGGCCGGCATGAAAGAGACGGGCTGGAGCCTGCTGCCTCCGAAGTTCACGCAGTGGGGCCGCGCAGGCGGGCTGGATTGGGGCGGCACGTGCGGCTCTCTGACCGGCTGCCTCTCCATCCTGAACCTGGCGGAGCACAAGGGGGAGCTGCTGCACGACAAGCTGGGCGGCTCGCTGATCGACTGGTACACGAAGCAGAACTTCCCGTTCACCGGATGGGACGGCGTCAAGATCGACCGGAAGGCGTATCCCAACGTTCCGGCGCCGATTCCCGACGCCGAAGTCATGGCCCGCGACATTCCGGAATCGATGCTCTGCCACGTTTCGGTGACGAAGTGGATGAAGGCGGCGGGCGCGGACCTGACCACGAAAACCAAGGACGGCCGCAACGTGAAGAAGGACCGGTGCGCGAAAGTGACGGGCGCCACGGCCGCGCGCGCGGCGGAGCTTATCAACGCGTACCTGGCCAACGCCGCCATCCCGGCCTTCGCGCCGACGGCGGACTACGCCGAGTGCTACTCCTGTCATAGCGCCGCCCAGAACGTTCAGGGGAAGCAGAACTGCACTCCCTGCCACCAGGAAGGGACCGCGACATTGATCGGAAAGGACCACCCGTAG